In one Carettochelys insculpta isolate YL-2023 chromosome 6, ASM3395843v1, whole genome shotgun sequence genomic region, the following are encoded:
- the LOC142014690 gene encoding cytosolic phospholipase A2 epsilon-like, with the protein MGLNTSSNQGVSSILGQNMRQREESHINLLYVKIVGVRNLRKADLLTQSDCYVSLWLPTASARKFRTKTIQNCKNPVWNETFCYTIDSRAKNMLELKVCDEDRFSKDDDLCIIYFDIAKLRVGHKVRMKFLLNPQEQEELEVEFTLQNTLDSPENITTNGVLVSREVSCLEVNGQAKKLEQQSTKEELTLTVKGSYEETQKIVLDADSGFRTRDPIVFHCARNNQTTLDVALPNKMCCINSSKEESVPLNSPPFHEEIKIAKGKTFDLHISAKDWPKDLDVRLGFDLCKEEQDFLCKRKKYVAAALKKVLQLEEDLQDHEVPVVAITTTGGGTRSLAAMYGSLLGLQKLNILDSVSYITGLSGTTWTMVDLYEDANWSQKYLAEAIDKARKHVTKCKINGLSMDHLKYYYNELKKRRQQGYKTSFVDLWGLLLEYMLHDENDCHKLSDQREAVNEGQNPLPIYTAINLKKNYSAQDFKEWLEFTPYEVGFWKYGAFIRPEDFGSEFFMGRLMKKCPESRICYMEGLWSSIFSFDLMYFWNATFDSEDFWHRWTRDRVKNIEEDPVLYTKPHEIETRTLTPAGPLSAAFRDVLTGRPTVAEFPNFLRGFQLHNEYLENEHFSTWKDTVLDTFPNKLAETAEDPLSLADTGFFINTSCPPLLIPQRKVDVILHLNYSGCSQTQPLDLIERYVSKQGIPFPRIQLSEEDRKNLKECYLFEDAESPRAPIVVFFPLVNDTFKKYKAPGVERSPTEMEEGEVDVSSPCTPYGTNELSFSEENFDKLVKMTDYNIQNNENMIVQALCRAVEKRKQQASMHHKGAFIKGKEF; encoded by the exons tAACCCAGTCTGATTGCTATGTGAGTTTGTGGCTGCCAACTGCCTCAGCGCGAAAGTTCCGGACCAAAACAATCCAAAACTGTAAAAATCCAGTGTGGAATGAAACCTTCTGCTATACAATTGACAGTCGTGCTAAG AACATGCTAGAGCTGAAAGTTTGTGATGAAGACAGATTCAGCAAAGATGATGACCtctgcataatttattttgacaTAGCTAAGCTTCGAGTTGGGCATAAAGTTCGTATGAAATTCCTGTTGAATCCCCAG GAACAGGAGGAGCTGGAAGTGGAATTTACACTGCAGAATAC tctggACTCTCCTGAAAACATCACTACTAATGGAGTCCTGGTg TCACGTGAAGTTTCCTGTTTGGAGGTTAATGGGCAGGCAAAGAAGCTAGAACAACAATCCACAA AGGAAGAGCTCACCCTTACAGTCAAAGGATCCTATGAAGAAACACAGAAAATTGTATTGGATGCTGACTCTGGCTTCAGGACTAGAGATCCCATTGTGTTCCATTGTGCCAGGAATAACCAAACAACACTGGATGTTGCACTGCCAAACAAGATGTGTTGTATT AACTCATCCAAAGAAGAATCCGTGCCTCTGAATTCACCCCCTTTTCATGAGGAAATAAAAATAGCAAAG GGCAAAACATTTGACTTACACATTTCGGCAAAAGATTG GCCAAAAGATCTGGACGTGCGCCTTGGGTTTGACTTGTGCAAAGAGGAGCAGGATTTTCTTTGCAAAAGGAAGAAATATGTTGCTGCTGCTCTGAAGAAagtgctccagctggaggaggaccTACAGGACCATGAA GTACCGGTGGTGGCAATCACAACAACAGGGGGTGGGACAAGATCATTAGCAGCAATGTACGGCAGCCTGTTGGGGCTCCAGAAATTGAATATTTTGGACAGTGTTTCTTACATCACAGGTTTATCGGGCACTACGTG GACTATGGTAGACTTGTATGAAGATGCTAATTGGTCACAGAAGTATCTGGCAGAAGCAATTGATAAAGCTCGAAAGCACGTGACCAAATGTAAGATAAATGGTCTCTCCATGGACCATCTGAAGTACTATTACAATGAGCTGAAAAAGCGGAGGCAACAAGGGTACAAGACCTCTTTTGTAGACTTGTGGGGGCTCCTGCTTGAATACATGCTACATGATGAG aACGATTGCCATAAACTCTCAGATCAGCGAGAGGCAGTGAACGAAGGCCAGAATCCACTGCCCATTTACACAGCTATCAACCTGAAGAAGAATTATAGTGCTCAAGATTTTAAAg AATGGTTGGAGTTCACTCCCTATGAGGTGGGATTCTGGAAATATGGAGCATTTATTCGCCCAGAAGATTTTGGAAGTGAATTTTTCATGGGAAGACTGATGAAGAAGTGCCCAGAAAGTCGGATTTGCTATATGGAAG GCCTTTGGAGTAGTATATTTTCCTTTGACCTGATGTATTTCTGGAATGCGACCTTTGATTCAGAGGACTTCTGGCACAGATGGACCAGAGACCGTGTAAAGAACATTG AGGAAGATCCAGTTCTGTACACAAAGCCTCATGAGATAGAGACTCGCACGCTGACTCCTGCAGGCCCCCTTTCTGCAGCTTTTCGAGACGTCTTAACAGGGCGGCCAACAGTTGCGGAATTCCCCAATTTCCTAAGAGGCTTCCAGCTGCACAACGAGTACCTGGAGAATGAACACTTTTCTACATGGAAAG ACACCGTGTTGGACACTTTCCCAAACAAACTAGCTGAAACAGCAGAAGACCCTCTATCTTTGGCAGACACGGGATTTTTTATCAATACAAGTTGCCccccactcttgatacctcagagAAAGGTGGATGTTATCCTGCATTTAAATTACAGTGGCTGCTCACAGACACAG CCTCTGGACCTAATTGAGAGGTACGTCTCGAAACAGGGAATCCCCTTCCCCAGAATCCAGTTGAGTGAGGAAGACAGGAAAAATCTAAAGGAGTGTTATCTGTTTGAAGATGCTGAGAGTCCAAGAGCTCCtattgtggtttttttccctttaGTAAATGACACCTTCAAAAAATACAAAGCTCCTG GTGTAGAACGCAGCCCTACGGAGATGGAGGAGGGGGAAGTTGATGTCTCCAGTCCCTGTACTCCCTATGGTACAAATGAGCTCTCATTTAGCGAAGAGAATTTTGACAAACTGGTGAAAATGACTGACTACAATATCCAGAATAATGAAAATATGATTGTTCAGGCCCTGTGCAGAGCAGTAGAAAAGAGGAAACAGCAAGCTTCCATGCACCACAAAGGAGCGTTCATTAAGGGAAAAGAATTTTGA